Sequence from the Thermococcus nautili genome:
TCCCGATTTTCTGCCCCGCCATAACCGACGGCTCGATAGGGGACATGCTCTACTTCTTCAAGGAGGAGCGCGGGGACAGGGAGCTCATCATAGACATCGCCAACGACATAGTGAAGCTCAACAACCTCGCCGTTACCGCCAAGGAGACCGCCTCGATTATTCTCGGCGGTTCATTGCCGAAGCACGCGATAATCAACGCCAACCTCTTCAGGGGTGGAACGGACTACGCGATTTACGTGACGACGGCGATTCCGTGGGACGGCTCTCTGAGCGGTGCACCGCCGAGCGAAGGTGTCAGCTGGGGTAAGATAAGGGCGAAGGCAGACTACGTCGAGATATGGGCCGACGCGACGCTGGTCTTCCCGTTGCTGGTGTGGAAGGTGATGAAGGGATAGGGTTATATCCAGAAAAGGCAACTAAGAACTGGTGAAAGCATGGAAGAGGTCATCCTCAGAGTCAGGTTGCCCAAGGGCATTAACGAGGATACACGACGGGCTATTGAGAGGGAACTTGAACTTGAAGCGTTGAGGATATACCTTGAACTTAAATCAAAGAAAAAACGCGAGAAGCGCTCGATTGAAGAATACATGGGAGTATTTGGGCAGGCATCTCCTGAGGAGCTCGACGCCTACGCTCTGGAGGCTGAGGGCTTTGAGGACGTACATTGACGCAAACGTCATTTACAACTTTCTATTCACGACGCCTTTGACCGCGAGGGCAAAAGAGATACTGACTTTGGACGATGAGCTAATTATCTCCCCGATTTCAATCAACGAGGCAGTTTACGTCTCCTTCAGGAAGCTCGCCAAAGAGAAACATGGAATCTCCAATATCTACGATGCAAAGCGATTCTCAAGACACCAGCTGGTTCAAAACTGGTTGAAACGGCGTTTTCCATGGTCTTGGGCCTCGTTGGAGATGCGGGGATTGATATTCTACCCGATGAGGATAGGACTGAGATAATAAAGGAAGTTGCCACAATATACGGCCTCCTACCAAGCGATGCCACAATCCTTGCAACCTGCATAAAGCACGGAATTCCGAGGATAGCAACTTTTGACTCCGACTTTGAGAACATTGATGTGATTGAGGTCGTTAAATAGTTTGCATCACCACTGCAAGCTCTTTTCTCTTTGCGTAGAGAGCGCAAGTTCGAGTGTAGTGATAACTGCTATGATAATTCCGTTATCACTTTGAATTCTCCAGAGCCTCCAAAACCCTTTCCTCCCCCCCCGGCAACACCAGAGGCCTCGACAGGTGCTTCCTCGCGTCGGGGGGAACCTCGTAAATCTTCATCTCAAGCTCGCGGGGGACCTCCACCGGAATCAGCTTCTTCGGCATTCTGTAGCCACAGCGCTTGCACTTTAGGTAGTCGCCCTTGCTCTTCATCGTTCCTCCACAGCGCGGGCACTTGGGCTTTCTATACTCGATTTTCGGGACGAGCTTCACCGGGTAGAACTTCTCAAGGTTGAGGGTCAAGACGCCCTCGTGCTCCTTAACCCCTCCAGCGGCGATGATTTCATCACCGGGCAGGAGCTTCCGAACGTAGTTCCTGAACTTCTTCGTCGGCTCGAAGGCCGCCACCCTGATTTTTCCGGTCTCGTCCTCAAGCTCGAAGAAAACGTGCCTCCCACGCTCCCAGTATGGCCTGGAAACCCTTCCTCTGACGACCGCGCTGTCGTATAGCTTCAGCTCGCCGATTTTTTTGGGAGTCAGATGGTCGTCGGTGTTCTGGTTCGTCTTGTAGAGCTGGTAGAAGGCAACGGGCTCCTCAAAGCGAACCATCTCAAAGGTCTGGAGAACCCTTCCCCGGTCAATTCCCCTGATTCCGACGAGAACGGGGTCCTTGCCGTGGGGGGCTATGAGGACGGTTCTCTTGTAGGGGTCAACGTTATCGTAGGTGAAGGGATAGCTCCACCTGTCGGCCAGAAACACGCTCTCGGCGTCGACTTTTCTCTCCTTTCCCCAGTTCTCCGGCTCGCGGTAAGCTAAAAGCTCGTAGGTGAAGGTCTTTAAAGGGTAGCCGATTGAAGCAAGCGCGCCGATTATGCCCCTGCCGAGCTTGAACTTGAAGGTTTCCGCCCCAACCTCCCTCGCAACATTCTCGGCCTCCTCGATGGCAACGTGCTCCCTCAAAGCTTTGAGCGAGAACTCCCTCAGTCTTTCGGGGATTTCGCCTTCGAAAAAGGCGACGCCTGGGTTGGTGTTCTCGTGTGTGAAATCCGCAAGCTGATTAACGTAGAACAGCACGAGGTCCTTAACCTCAGGGACAATCTCCTCATCAACCTCGAAGGTCATCGCAACCGCTCCGTTCCCGCGCGTCTTGTAGGGGATGTTCGGGTTCAGCCTTATCAGCCTCGGCAGGTCAATGGGCTCGGCTAAGCGCGACAGCTCGCGGTAGAGGAGCGCGCCGAGGTAGGTCGTGCACATGCCGTTGGGTGAGTCCGTGTCGTCGAGTCCGATGTGGAGGAGCATGGTTGGAGAAAAGAGAGAGGGCTTAAAAATTAAACGCAAGGATGAGACCCGCGGAGATTACGAGGACGACGATGAAGTACGGCAGGGAGCACCTGTGGAAGTCTCTCAGCGAAACCCGTGCTATTCTAACCGCTATTAGGTTGGCAAGGGAGCCGACGACCGTGCCAGTTCCTCCCGCGTTCACACCCACAGCTAAGGGAAGCCACGCGGGTTTGGAGCCGAGGAAGACAACCGTCGCCGGGACGTTGCTTATCAGCTGACTTAATCCTGCAGACGCCAGAACGAGGCCGACCCCTCCGGTCGGGAGCGAGAGACCCGCTTTGATGAGAAGCGTCGAGAGCTCGTTGAAGTCGATAAAGATGAACGCGAAGGTGAGCACGAGCGCCCAGTCGAAGCTTAGAAGAACGTCCCGCTCAAGGAGAAGAAAGGCCAGCAGGGTGAGCGCAATCGAGAGCTCGTGCCTCCCCGTTTCGCCGAGGTAGACGTTGAGGCCGAGGAGAAGGGCCGAGACAAGAAACAGGTCCTTTCTGAAGGCAACCGGGGGAAGGGAGCGGACGGAGAGCGGTTCATCGGGAGTAAGGAAGACGATTGCCAGCAACAGGCTGAGCCAGAGGAGGACGAAGGGGAGCATACCCCTGATGAATGCAAAGAAGCCCAAACCGTACTCGCGCCAGATTATGATGTTCTGCGGGTTCCCTATCGGCGTCAGGGCGGAACCGACGTTCGCCGCTATCGCCGAGAGTGTTACCGCCCTCGCCTTGTCCATCCCGGAGAGCTCCGAGAGGGCCACGACAAGGGGAATGAAGACAAGCATTGCTGTATCGTTCATTATCAGTGCCGAGGAGAGGGCTATAGTTGGAAGCAGGAGGAGAAGCAGTCTTCTGCTCGAACCATTTGTCCGTTCAACGAGCCTCGGCGCGAGCCTGTTGAAGACTCCCGAAAGCTCGAGGCCCTTCGAGGTTATGATTAAAGCGGTGATGAGGCTCAGGCTTCCCCAGTCAACGAGGCCTGGCGTCCTTCCGGGGAGGGAGCGGTCTACCAGGACTAACCCGGCGTAGAGGAGGAGCAGAAGGCTCAGGAACCACTCCCTTTTCAGGAAGTCTTTCAGCCTACATGCCGTGTCGCCTCACCTCTTCGGTTAGATGGTAATCCGGAATCAGCTCGCTTCCGTCCGCCGAGACGCGGACGTGCAGGATTATAAAGCTTTTCCACGCCACCGGCACGACCCAGCAGTCCTCCGGCTCCCTGAACTCCGCCCCCTCGAGGACGTGGGCCTCTTTGAGAACCTCGTTTATCCTCTCGCGAGCACCATCTGCGCAGGGCTCCGCATGGGGCGGTGCGCCCTTGGGACTGGGATTGCCCGTTCGCGGGTCGTAGTGAACCCTGTCTATCGCGAAGTCGAGGTAGAGAACCGGAACGTCCACGTGGTCTGGGTGAACTATCGGCTCTCCCGCCCTGAAGAAGGGCAGTGCCTGCCTGACGAGCTCTATTGCTTTTTCAGCATCTTCCGGCTTGAGGATTCGGCTCTTCCTTTCGGGCGTTCGCCTTATCGGGGGAAACGGCGCGCTCACCTTTCACCACCTCCGGAAAGCGCAACGACGAGGGTGAAGACCATAACGAGGATAATTTCATAGGTTTCCAAGAGGGCCGTTGAGGGCCACTTGAAAAATGCCCCTATAACCGCGAGGGCAAAGAGAACGAGCGAGGCGACCCTAACGTTTCTCCTCGAGCCGAGGCCGTAAATCAAAGTCCCCAGGAAGAACTGGACGAAGAAGTACGTCGAGACGAAGACGTGGGGCTTCGTTCCCTCGTGGAATATCCCTATCAGGGCCAGGAAGATGGCCGAGACGCTTATGTAGGCTCCTCCAACGGTCTGGGCTTTGTTGAGTGCCGTTGAGATTAGATAGACCGCGAAGGCCAGCACGAAGAACGAGGTAACCACCAGGCCAGCGTTGTAAATCCAGGGCGAGTTCGCCCTAGCCCCTCCGAGGTCGCTCAGCGCGTTCCTCCAGAAGGAGAACCAGGGGTTTCGGCTTACGCTCCAGGCAACGAAGAGCCAGTAGACAAGACCGCCCGCAAAACCGCTCCATGCGAGTTTTTTCGAGACCATTTTAACCCCCTAATTCCTTCGAGCTTGTGCGTAAAAACCTTTTATGTTGGTTGAGGACTTCCGTTGGTGGTGGCATGGAGTTCTTCGAGGTTCTCAGGAAGAGGAGGAGCATCCGGAGGTTTCAGGACAGACCCGTTCCGAGGGAGCTTGTGGATAAGTTGCTCGAATCCACGTTCCTTGCTCCAAGCTCCTACAACAAAAGACCATGGCACTTCATCGTGGTTGACGACGGGGAGAAGCTCAAGGCCCTCTCGAAGGCAAAGCTCGGCGCGTCCGGCCTGGCGACGGCGCCGGTTGCGATAGTGGTTACCGCCGATGAAACGAAGAGCGACGTCTGGATTGAGGACTCGAGCATAGTTGCCGAGCACATACAGCTCTCAGCCTTCGCCCTCGGCCTCGGTGCGTTCTGGGTGCAGATAAGGAACAGGATGCACGACGAGACGAAGAGCGCGGAGGAGTACGTGCGGGAGGTCCTCAGCATTCCCGAAAACTACCGGGTTCTCTGCATAATAGGGGTTGGCTATCCGGCAGAGAAAAAGCCTCCGCACGGCGAGGAGGTCTTTGAGTGGGAGAAGGCGAGCCACAACACCTTTGGCAGGCCGTGGAAGAAACGATGAAGCCACATTCATTGAAATTTTCTCCAGAAAATCGTTTTTAAGCCTTCCCGGGTACTCACACAGGTGGCTGTGGTGAAGAAGGTTGCACTGCTCGGCCTGCTGTTGGTGTTCGCGACGGGTCTCGTGAGCGCGGGGACGGTAAAATACGGCAACCTGACCTTTTACACCGTTACCGACGAAAAGGACCTGCAGGCTCTCATCTCCCAGAACGACGGCCGTTACTTCTTCCTGTTCTACAACTCAGAGAGCTGTCCGGCCTGTAATTACATGAAAACGAGTGTGTTCCCAACTCCGACGGCAGAGGAAGCCCTAAAAAGCATGGTTCTCGTCTCGATTGACGTTTACAGGGCCCGTTCAATAACGACGCTCAAATATCGGGTTTATGGCCCCATCATCGTCATCCAGCCCGACAACGCCGGTTATTACCAACCCAAATCGCCGGGAGAGGAAATCAGCGTTGGAGTCCCGGGAACGCCGACGATGGTTATATTCAAGGCCGTCAACGGCACTATGGTGCTCCGGGGAGTGGCGGTCGGCGCCCTCAGTCCAGAAGGTCTGGCGTTCTTCGTTGACAGGGCCATCGGAAACGAAACCATCCCGGGCGCCAACGAAAACTCGGGAACGGGCCAGCAAACCGGTCAGACATCTGGGACAAATGAAACAAACCTTAGCCTCGCCGTCCTACTGCCAATATTCTCGGCCGGAATCTTGAGCGTCTTCTCACCCTGTGTGTTGCCAGTCGTGGTTGGAACCCTCTCCCTGACCTTCGCAAGGAGGAAGGTCGAGGCCATAATAGCGGGAATGGTGGCTTCCTTCGCCCTGCTCGGTGCGCTCGTTGGGAGTCTCGGCGAGTACGCCTCCCAGATACAGGGGGCGCTATATTTAATCGGCGGTGTCGGTTTCATCGTCATAGGCGCGGGATTCGTGAGCGAAAGGGTAAGCTCGAAGCTCGAAAGGTTTCTGAGCTTCTCACCCACCGACCGGGTGACGGGGAAGAGGGGTGTAATCTACGATTTCGCCCTGGGCTCTGCGTTAGGAGCTACCTGGCTCGGCTGTATAGCGCCGTACGTCGGCTTCGCGGTGATAACGGCCACCCTGAGCGGGGATACGCTGAGCGGGGTTATTGTAATGGGCACCTACGGCCTCGGGATGGGCCTTACCGTCTACCTGCTGACGGCATCGAAGGACCTCGGCGAGTGGGTTAACAGGAAGTTCCTCTCAGGAAGGTTGTCCCTGGGCGGAAAGGGCAAAGCAAGGTGGGAACAAGCCCTCGGTGTGATTTTAGTCCTGCTCGGCCTGCTGATGCTGACCGAACTCACACCGCTCAAGCTCTGGAGTTCCCTCTTCGAGTGGCTCTCACAGCTCTGAGGAGGTGGTTTGATGTACAGGTACAGGAGGAAACTCAGCCTGGGTCTCAAGGAGGCCGAGGAGAAGTTTAAAGCGAAGCTGGAGGAGAAGGGCTACAAGGTCGTGGTGGAGTTTACCCCGAGCGACGTCGTCAAGTCTAAGGTCGGCGTCGATATGGAGCCTTACAGAATTCTGTGGGTCTGCAACCCTAAGATATTCTACGAGATGACCAAGGAGGACTACGAGATAGGCTCCTTTGCCCCGTGCCCGGTGCTCTTCTACCAGAAGGACGGCGAGACCTACATCGCCATAAACACCGCCGACGACGTGCTGGAGGTCATCAAGGAGCCCCTTGAGGTCGTCAGGGAAGTCATTGAGGAGCTCTAATCCTTTCTTTTTATTTGAGAAAGCTTCCCGTAAGCTACTGGGTCATCTACTCTCAGTTCCTCTTTGAGTTATCCGGTTCGGAAAGTTAGAAATAGAAAAACTCAGTGGAGTGAGGAACTTATCACAGCCTCGCTCAGTTTCTTCACAGCCTCAACGTAACCCCCCCAGTCCATCGCCTGAACGGAAGCCGGGTGGAAAAACTTGTCGATTATCACCGGGGCGAAGAGGCCGAAAAGGACAACGAGGATTCCGAGGACTAAGTTAATTACTACGAAAAGCGGAACCTCGTGCCTCTCCGGTTCTTCATGTCCTCCGTGCTCGTGGTGGTGTCCCTCGACCGGCTTTCCGCGCCAGAGGGTTATGAAGAGCTGGAAGTAGGCCCACGCGGCTATGGCGCTCGTTATTACCACGACGGAAGCCACGAGCGGGCTCACCTGGAGGAGGGCGTTGAAAATCAGCATCTTGCTGAAGAAGACGTTGAGCGGGGGAACGCCGATGAGGCTGAGCGTCGCCAGGCCGAAGAGGAAGGTATTGAGGGGCATCTCCCTGCCGACTCCAGCTAAGTCCTCGACCTTCACCGCCCCCCTGCGGTAGATGAAAGCTCCAACCGTGAAGAACAGGAGCGTCTTCGCTATCGCGTGGTTGACGATGTGGAAGTCGATTGCCATCAGCGCGAGCTGGGTTCCGACGCCGAGGGTCATGAAGAGGTAGCCCATGTGGAGTATCGTAGAGTAAGCGATGAGCCTCTTGACGTTCTTCTGGACGAGCATCATAATCGAGCCGAGGAATGCCGTTGCAGTTCCGAGGACGAGGAAGACGAGCGAGAGGGTCCTCCAGAAGGGAAGCCCGTGGAAGAGCGTGTAGGTGTAGCGTGCGAGCAGGTAGATTCCGACGACCTCGACGAAACTGCTGAGTATCGCTCCAACGGGAATCGGCGCGCCTGAGTAGGCGCTCGGAAGCCAGTAGTGGCCGGGGAAGATTGCGCTCTTGACTACCACCATCGCCAAAGTCAGCGCGAAGAAGATGGCCAAAGCGAGCGTCGGGTCGCCAAAGAGCTTCGTCGTTACCGGGAATGAAACCCCGTGGAACTTGGCGCTTAGGTCGGCCATGTTGAGGGTTCCGAAAGATGCGTAGATGAAGCCGAGGGCAAGGAAGTAAAGACTTGTCGCTACTGCACCGCTTATTCCGTACTTGAAGGCCCCTTCAACGGCCTCGCTCCTGTTGCGGTAGAAGCCGACTATCGCGTAGGCGCTCGCGCCGATGACCTCGAGCATGACGAAGGTGTTGAAGGCATCCCCCGTCATAAAGGCTCCGAGCGTTCCTGCCTCAAGTCCGAGGAGGAAGGTGTAGTAGAACTCGAGGCCGTGCGTCCTTATGAACTTGGCGGAGTAGATTCCAGCGAGGAGGAAGCCGAATGTGGCCGTTAAAACGAGCGTCGCCGAGAGCTTGTCCACCTCGAAAACTATGCCTATCGGAGCTATCCAGTTACCGAAGGCGTAGACGAGGGGTTCATTGCTCGAATAGGCCCTATCGAACAGCCAGATTCCAGCGAGGAACGTAACGGTGAGGGCGGTGAGAGAGTAGGCTATTACAATTCCCCTTTTCCTACCGGTCATGAAGGCCACGAAGGGCAGAAAGAAGGCGAAGCCGAGCGGAATTACCGGAACGAGTCCGACCTGCATGCTATCACCTCAGTCGAAGATTTTCCTCGCGTAGTCCTCGAAGTAAGCGACGATGTTCTCTTTCACTTCCTTCTCGTCGAGCGTGGAAACGTCAATCCAGTGGACGTAGAGCCACTTTCCGTCGTCGCTTATGTCCACCACAACCGTTCCGGGCGTGTTAGTTATCGAGTTTGCAACGAGGACCTTTCCGTAGTCGCTCTCGACGTCGAGGGGAATTCGCACTATGCCGGGGTTGGCCTTGAGCGTGAAGACCCTCTTCGCCACGTCGATGTGCGTCTTGGTTTCCTCGATGAAGAAGTATCGGAGGGCGTAGACGATGGCATAAAACCACCGTCTCGGCGAGAAGAACTTGAGCTCGTTCTCCACCAGCCAGTGGCCGACGATGAAGGAAACTATGAGCGCGACTATCGAGCCCGTTATTATGTCGTACTCCGTGGCCGAGCCAGTGTAGAACAGGTACGTTGCCAGGACTATAAAGAACGTCGCCGGTGAAAACCTGAGCCTCATTCGCCCTCACCCCCCATTATCTCGGCCATGTCCCTCGCATCAACCGTCCCGTGGAGGCGGTAGAACTGTATCGCATAGGTAGCCAGCAGTATGTTCATGGCCATTCCGATGACTATCGCCGTCAGAACGAGCGCCTGCGGAACCGGGTCGACGGCCCTGCTCAGGAACTCCTCGAAGCTCAGGTGCTTCTCGTAAATCGGCGGGAAGACGGGGAAGACGAGGCGGTAGCCGATTAAGATGAAGAGCATGTTTATCGCGTCGCCCATGACGTTGAGCATGATGATTTTCTTAATCAGGTTGGAGCGAGTGGCAACTCCGTAGATTCCGAGGAGTATCATGCCGAAGAGCGTCAGCGTGATGTAGGCGAGGAGGAAGCTAATCATCGACCTCACCCCTGAGGACGGTCTTGAATATCCACTCCGAGACACCGAGCACGAGGAACACCGTCAGGAAGCCGAAGGTCACCGCTGTATACTCGCCCACGTCGAGGTTGAAGAGGCCGGTTTCCCCGGGCAGGAGGTTTATCTCAAGGACTTTGCCGCCGTAGAGGAAAACTGGAGCAAGCACCGTGGCGAGGATTAAAGCTAAGCCGAGGGCGTAGGCCGAAATCGTGTGCCTCAGGTTGAGGCCCTTTCTCTCAAGGGTGAACTTCGAAAACACCGCGAATAGCAGGAGGGAAGCAACTGCCATCGCCGAACCGCCCTGGAAGCCACCGCCCGGCGTCAGGTGGCCGTGGAGCGCTATCGAGGCAGAGATGGCGATTATCATTATCACGACGAGCTTGGTAGTTGACCTCGTGATTAAATCCATCTGCCTGTGCGGTTCCTTCGCCTCGAGCTCCCTTACAATCTTCTCCTGCTCGTCGGTGAGCCTGAGCACACTGAAGGCTCCCATTATCGCGAGGAAGAAGACGAAGGTCTCAAAGAGCGTATCGAAACCACGGTAGTTCCAGACTATGGCAGTAACGACTTCCGGGCTGTGGCTCGTGAGGCCCTCGTGGGCGAAGGCATGGCCCAGGTAGAACTCTCCGAGGGGTCTCAGCTCGGCCCCGCCGAGGCCCAGGACGTTGGCGTAGACTAAGGCGTAGGCGATGAACGCGAAGGCCCCAAGGAAGGAAACCGCGACGATAACGTCTCTCTTCATTCTCCCACCTCGTAGCGCTCCGTTTTGCTTATGGCGAGGATTACGAGGGCTGTGTAGGCACCAACCGCTATGGCGAGGTAGGCAAGGACTATGTCCGGGGCGGCCAAGATGTAGAAACCGAGGGCGAAGAACGTTGACTGGACGGAGCTCAAAGCGAGGGCCTTGAGCAGGTCGTGCTCCTTCATGGCCAGGTAGCTGAAGGCGAAACCGAAGGAAACGACTATCGCAAGTATTATCAGGTGAATCTCAATCATCTCGCCAGCCTCCTGAAGGTGAACTTGGGCTCTTCCTCCTCGCCGGGTAACTCTTCATGCTCGCGGACGAGTTCTGCAACGTCCTCTCTCGCCGGTAGGTCCTCCTCGAGCTGGTCAACGACGAGGGGCGGTTTCTTTCCGACCCTTCCGAAGTAAACCGCTGAGACGAGGGAGTGAGTTCCGGTGGGCGCTATGAGGAGGATTAAGACGCCGACGGTGAAGGCTATTCCGGCCATGAAGAACCTCTGGGCGCCGAGGGGGTGGTAGACGAGCGCCACCAAACCCGCACCGAAGACCGGCAACGCGGCGCCTCCGACGGTTCCAACGGTCGCGGCGTGGGTTCTCATGTAGAAGTCATTAAACCTGAGCAGGCCTATCGCCGCTATGAGGTCGTAGACCGCCCCAAGGAGTATCGCGACCGAGCCGATGACGAAGATGACGTCCTCGATAATCATACCTCCACCTCCCCGTAGAGGACGTACTTGGTGTAGTAGATGTCCAGCATGAAGGCCCACAGGGCCAGGATTATCGCACCGCTCGCGAGCATGATGGACTTGAAGTAGATTCCTAATATTACCATGAACGCCGCCATGTCGAAGGACAGGCAGTCAACCGCGAGGATTATGTCTGCCGTCGTCGGGCCCTTAATCGCGCGGATTCCGTAGAGCACGAAGGCGAGGGTGTAGATGACGGCCGCGAAGTAGAGGACGTTCAGGAAAACACTTTCAACGTTCATGTGAACACCCCCAGGAGGACTATGAGGATTGCCATAGCAATCGCGAAGCCACTTATGAGCGCGTTCATGTCGAGGTTCCTTGACCTGCCCCAGCGCGCGAGCCTTTCAACGGCCCTTATGAGTGGCATGAACATCGCCTCGTCAAGGTGCCTCACAGGGTAGTCGAGCGCGTCGTCGTAGT
This genomic interval carries:
- a CDS encoding PIN domain-containing protein; the encoded protein is MVLGLVGDAGIDILPDEDRTEIIKEVATIYGLLPSDATILATCIKHGIPRIATFDSDFENIDVIEVVK
- the tiaS gene encoding tRNA(Ile2) 2-agmatinylcytidine synthetase TiaS, with the protein product MLLHIGLDDTDSPNGMCTTYLGALLYRELSRLAEPIDLPRLIRLNPNIPYKTRGNGAVAMTFEVDEEIVPEVKDLVLFYVNQLADFTHENTNPGVAFFEGEIPERLREFSLKALREHVAIEEAENVAREVGAETFKFKLGRGIIGALASIGYPLKTFTYELLAYREPENWGKERKVDAESVFLADRWSYPFTYDNVDPYKRTVLIAPHGKDPVLVGIRGIDRGRVLQTFEMVRFEEPVAFYQLYKTNQNTDDHLTPKKIGELKLYDSAVVRGRVSRPYWERGRHVFFELEDETGKIRVAAFEPTKKFRNYVRKLLPGDEIIAAGGVKEHEGVLTLNLEKFYPVKLVPKIEYRKPKCPRCGGTMKSKGDYLKCKRCGYRMPKKLIPVEVPRELEMKIYEVPPDARKHLSRPLVLPGGEERVLEALENSK
- a CDS encoding SLC13 family permease translates to MVDRSLPGRTPGLVDWGSLSLITALIITSKGLELSGVFNRLAPRLVERTNGSSRRLLLLLLPTIALSSALIMNDTAMLVFIPLVVALSELSGMDKARAVTLSAIAANVGSALTPIGNPQNIIIWREYGLGFFAFIRGMLPFVLLWLSLLLAIVFLTPDEPLSVRSLPPVAFRKDLFLVSALLLGLNVYLGETGRHELSIALTLLAFLLLERDVLLSFDWALVLTFAFIFIDFNELSTLLIKAGLSLPTGGVGLVLASAGLSQLISNVPATVVFLGSKPAWLPLAVGVNAGGTGTVVGSLANLIAVRIARVSLRDFHRCSLPYFIVVLVISAGLILAFNF
- a CDS encoding DUF998 domain-containing protein is translated as MVSKKLAWSGFAGGLVYWLFVAWSVSRNPWFSFWRNALSDLGGARANSPWIYNAGLVVTSFFVLAFAVYLISTALNKAQTVGGAYISVSAIFLALIGIFHEGTKPHVFVSTYFFVQFFLGTLIYGLGSRRNVRVASLVLFALAVIGAFFKWPSTALLETYEIILVMVFTLVVALSGGGER
- a CDS encoding nitroreductase family protein, translated to MEFFEVLRKRRSIRRFQDRPVPRELVDKLLESTFLAPSSYNKRPWHFIVVDDGEKLKALSKAKLGASGLATAPVAIVVTADETKSDVWIEDSSIVAEHIQLSAFALGLGAFWVQIRNRMHDETKSAEEYVREVLSIPENYRVLCIIGVGYPAEKKPPHGEEVFEWEKASHNTFGRPWKKR
- a CDS encoding cytochrome c biogenesis protein CcdA — encoded protein: MKKVALLGLLLVFATGLVSAGTVKYGNLTFYTVTDEKDLQALISQNDGRYFFLFYNSESCPACNYMKTSVFPTPTAEEALKSMVLVSIDVYRARSITTLKYRVYGPIIVIQPDNAGYYQPKSPGEEISVGVPGTPTMVIFKAVNGTMVLRGVAVGALSPEGLAFFVDRAIGNETIPGANENSGTGQQTGQTSGTNETNLSLAVLLPIFSAGILSVFSPCVLPVVVGTLSLTFARRKVEAIIAGMVASFALLGALVGSLGEYASQIQGALYLIGGVGFIVIGAGFVSERVSSKLERFLSFSPTDRVTGKRGVIYDFALGSALGATWLGCIAPYVGFAVITATLSGDTLSGVIVMGTYGLGMGLTVYLLTASKDLGEWVNRKFLSGRLSLGGKGKARWEQALGVILVLLGLLMLTELTPLKLWSSLFEWLSQL
- a CDS encoding DUF302 domain-containing protein, translated to MYRYRRKLSLGLKEAEEKFKAKLEEKGYKVVVEFTPSDVVKSKVGVDMEPYRILWVCNPKIFYEMTKEDYEIGSFAPCPVLFYQKDGETYIAINTADDVLEVIKEPLEVVREVIEEL
- a CDS encoding proton-conducting transporter transmembrane domain-containing protein, with amino-acid sequence MQVGLVPVIPLGFAFFLPFVAFMTGRKRGIVIAYSLTALTVTFLAGIWLFDRAYSSNEPLVYAFGNWIAPIGIVFEVDKLSATLVLTATFGFLLAGIYSAKFIRTHGLEFYYTFLLGLEAGTLGAFMTGDAFNTFVMLEVIGASAYAIVGFYRNRSEAVEGAFKYGISGAVATSLYFLALGFIYASFGTLNMADLSAKFHGVSFPVTTKLFGDPTLALAIFFALTLAMVVVKSAIFPGHYWLPSAYSGAPIPVGAILSSFVEVVGIYLLARYTYTLFHGLPFWRTLSLVFLVLGTATAFLGSIMMLVQKNVKRLIAYSTILHMGYLFMTLGVGTQLALMAIDFHIVNHAIAKTLLFFTVGAFIYRRGAVKVEDLAGVGREMPLNTFLFGLATLSLIGVPPLNVFFSKMLIFNALLQVSPLVASVVVITSAIAAWAYFQLFITLWRGKPVEGHHHEHGGHEEPERHEVPLFVVINLVLGILVVLFGLFAPVIIDKFFHPASVQAMDWGGYVEAVKKLSEAVISSSLH
- a CDS encoding Na+/H+ antiporter subunit E, whose product is MRLRFSPATFFIVLATYLFYTGSATEYDIITGSIVALIVSFIVGHWLVENELKFFSPRRWFYAIVYALRYFFIEETKTHIDVAKRVFTLKANPGIVRIPLDVESDYGKVLVANSITNTPGTVVVDISDDGKWLYVHWIDVSTLDEKEVKENIVAYFEDYARKIFD
- a CDS encoding sodium:proton antiporter, giving the protein MISFLLAYITLTLFGMILLGIYGVATRSNLIKKIIMLNVMGDAINMLFILIGYRLVFPVFPPIYEKHLSFEEFLSRAVDPVPQALVLTAIVIGMAMNILLATYAIQFYRLHGTVDARDMAEIMGGEGE
- a CDS encoding Na(+)/H(+) antiporter subunit B; the encoded protein is MKRDVIVAVSFLGAFAFIAYALVYANVLGLGGAELRPLGEFYLGHAFAHEGLTSHSPEVVTAIVWNYRGFDTLFETFVFFLAIMGAFSVLRLTDEQEKIVRELEAKEPHRQMDLITRSTTKLVVIMIIAISASIALHGHLTPGGGFQGGSAMAVASLLLFAVFSKFTLERKGLNLRHTISAYALGLALILATVLAPVFLYGGKVLEINLLPGETGLFNLDVGEYTAVTFGFLTVFLVLGVSEWIFKTVLRGEVDD
- a CDS encoding hydrogenase subunit MbhD domain-containing protein, coding for MIEIHLIILAIVVSFGFAFSYLAMKEHDLLKALALSSVQSTFFALGFYILAAPDIVLAYLAIAVGAYTALVILAISKTERYEVGE
- the mnhG gene encoding monovalent cation/H(+) antiporter subunit G, with the translated sequence MIIEDVIFVIGSVAILLGAVYDLIAAIGLLRFNDFYMRTHAATVGTVGGAALPVFGAGLVALVYHPLGAQRFFMAGIAFTVGVLILLIAPTGTHSLVSAVYFGRVGKKPPLVVDQLEEDLPAREDVAELVREHEELPGEEEEPKFTFRRLAR
- a CDS encoding monovalent cation/H+ antiporter complex subunit F, with the translated sequence MNVESVFLNVLYFAAVIYTLAFVLYGIRAIKGPTTADIILAVDCLSFDMAAFMVILGIYFKSIMLASGAIILALWAFMLDIYYTKYVLYGEVEV